TTTGGACGGTCTGCGGGAGTTTTGCGAACCACAGATGCAGATCATTTTTCAACTCCTTGCCAGCAACGAGGTCGACCGCGAGAACTCGGAGCTTGGCTATCTCGACCTTGCCGTGCGCCCGCCTCTCAGAGGCCAGGGGATCGGAGCGATCTATCGTTCGTCGCGTAACTCCTTTGAGGGCGCTTCGGCACTCTGAAGCCAATATTCCCTCATGACCAATTAACAGGAAATTCCTTCCACGCACTCGATAATTGCGTGGATCGGTCGGCGGGCTAGACTGACGGCTGAACTATCGAAGAGGCCTCGCGCGTGACAGAGCTTTTCATCATTGGGAATGGCTTCGATATCCATCATGGGATCAGGTCGAGATACACAGACTTTGCAAAATGGCTAGAGTCGGTCGATCGCGAAGTGCACAGCGCCATTGAGGAATTCCTGCCCACTTGGGTCGACGCCGAAGGCAATGTCCAGAATGCCTGGGCGGACCTTGAGAACAACTTGCAGTACTTTGATACCGACCAACTCCTGGACTACGGAATGAGCTTTTTGCCGAGCTACGGAGCCGACGATTGGCGCGATTCAGGGCACCACGACTTCGAATACGAACTTGACCGAGTGATCCGCGCCTTATCAGTCGGGCTTCATCGCAATTTCGTGCGCTGGCTGCATACGCTCAGCATTCCCGCCCAGACAACCTCCCCTGTCCGCTCCATCGTTCCTCGGGCTAAATACCTAAACTTCAATTACACTCCGACGATCCAGACACTCTACGGCGCTGCTAACGTCCTGCACATCCACGGATCTTTGGCAGATACTACTTCTCAAATTGTGCTAGGGCATGGTTGGACACCAAGCGTCGAGGACCGATGGGAGAATCGCATCGATGAAGACACGGACACGCGCGTAGCGGGCGGCTATCGTCTAATAGACGACTACTTCCGCAAAACCTTCAAACCCACAGCAGAGATCATAAAGCACAATCAGGCATTCTTCACTGGGCTTGGCGATGTCTCTGAGGTCTACGTCCTGGGGCATGGACTGGCCGAAGTTGACGCACCTTATTTCGCAGAAGTGCTGGAATGCTTGCCCGAAGATGTGGATTGGATAGTCTCATACTATGGCGGGCATCGGGAGCGCGAGAAGATCGAGTCGGCCGCCATTGAGATCGGCATACCGACAGAGCGGACGCGCTTCGCCTTCCTCAGCGATCTCTAGGTCCGGTTCAACTGATCGCGGATACAGGATCCCTCTAACTCGTGTCGCAAAAAGTCAGTCGCGTAAGTCAGATTTTCGCAAATGGCTTTGCGACAGATTTTTCACCGACAATTCACCGCTCACTGACTCCTCGCGAAACTTAGAAATTTCCGTCTCATTGGTCACTTCCACACCTTACAGCAAACCCCATGCCCGAAATCTCCCCCTCCCCGTCATCTCCCGAAGCGGCAGTTGTGCGGCCAGATGCCGGGCACCTTGCGGCGTCACCTGTAGGTCCTTAGCGATCAGGTTCGCCGACACGACCGGCCGCGCCACGACCAGGTCGACCAGCCTCGACAGGTTAGAGTTAGCGCGCTTTTTTGACGCCTGCCGGTCCAGCTGCTGGCGGGCAAGCAGAATGCGGTCATGCTCCTTCATCCCCAGTTCGGCGGCCGCCGTGAATGCTTCGACCATCGCCATCAACCGCGTCATCCGGCTTGCGGCGTGCCGCTGCTCCCGCCGGACGCTACGCAGTCCGACATTGAGCGCCGGTAAATGGGCGGGCGTCGTGCCGTCGCGGCGCATGAGCGAAGCGACCAGCTGGCGGCCGAGTTCAGTTCGATGCTGAAGCACCTCGATCGCGTTCCAGGCATCGAGCAAAATGGCGCTGCGCAACACAGGTGAGAGACCGTCTGTCTCGTTGATGACCATACGCCACTGCTCCAACCGCTCGTCCTCATCCCAGTCAACATCGTAGACCAGCGGATCACGCTCGCCTGCAGATCGCGGAACAAAGGATCCATTCAGAACGGCCGTGCTCCGTGCCAGCACCGCATCGATCTCGGCGAAATCGTCGTGGGGGGTGCCATCCTCATCGAGTGCAAAAGAATCGTCGGCTGCGCCTGCTGGGCGCGCCAAACCAGTCCGGGGCAGCTCGGGCGCGTCACCTGCCCCCTTCCCCCGCAGACGCGCAAGACCTGTCGCGCTGAGCGCCCATTCAGGCGGACGGCCGGAAATCAGGCGACGGGTACGCAGGATCGAGTGAGCAATGGTCAGTTCATGGGTGGGCGTGCGGATGTCGAGGCGGGCGTCATGCAGGACGAGGTCCTCGAGGTGAACGAGTTCGCCATCCACCCAAAGCGAGGCGATGGCGTCAGCGAAGTTTTGCCGTTCGAGGAAGCCGTCGCGGATCGACGAGCGAGCGATGCGCTCGTCAAAGCGCGCCAAAGCTTCGCCAGCACGGGCGGCGGGGGAGTTCAGCTCTCTCAGATCGATTTTGGCGAGATCATAAACCATTGAATTTAAATTGCATCAGCTTCGTAAAGAAAGCAATATCAACGTTTACTAGCGTCACTCATTGCCTGGTGTTGACGCGACTATTCACTAACGATAGGTATCCCTTATCGACGGTTGCTGATCTGAAGCCGCAAATCAGACAGGATCGCAGCAAAGTAGGGCCAGAACGGCCGCAAAACCAGTCAACTTGGAGCCTCCGTGGCCGCACCTTCAAAATCACAGACATCCGTCGAGCGGCGTGCCGAAGAGCTCTACACGATTGCGTCCGTGCTTCCACTCGAACGTCGGGACGAACTGGCCGAACTTTTGACCAACTAGGACATCGAAACGCTACACCACCTGGTCAACGCCGGTATCGGGCCAACACGCTTCGGGCACTGACGTCCGATCTGGCCTATCTCGAAGCCTAGGGCCTGGCAGCGGCAGGCAAATCTCAGCCGTGGCCGGCGACCGAAGCGCTGCTCCTAAAATTCGTGGCGCATCATCTCTGGGATCCGGAGAAGCGAGCGATCGACCCCTGCCCTCAAATCCGCCATTCGTCTGGCCGTGCGCGCCGTTCCGCGAGCCCGAGCGCGCAGGAGCGCAAAAGCAGTTACAGCCGATGTTCTGACGAAGCTGCTGGCGACCTGCGCCTCCGACAGCTTGCGCGACCTACGCGACAAGGCAATCCTGATGGTCACCTCTGCCTCTGGCGGCCGCCGGCGCAGCGAAATCGTCGGGCTTCGTGTGGAGCAGCTGACCATCGAGCCGCCGATCGAGATGCCAGGCGGTCCTTCCCTCCCCTCTCGTGCAATTCATCTTGGGCGGACGAAAACCGCGACTGTCGAGCAGGACAATACCGTCTATCTGACCGGGCGGCCGGTGGAGGCGCTGAAAGTCTGGATGACGGTCGCAAAAAGCGGCAAGGGAAGCGAGTTTCTTGGGATCGGGAAATAGGGCACCGTTTCGAAACGGGCGCTCGATCCGCAGTCGGTCAATGCCATCATCAAGCAGCGGGCGGAAATGGCTGGATTGGACGCGGGAGAGTTTTCGGCGCATGGACAACGGTCTGGCTATCTGACGGAAGCGGTAAACCGAGGCATTCCCCTCCCTAAGCGCTGGAGCAATCACGGCATCGGTCGGTTCAGCAGGCGTATTGCTATTACAACAGCGCCACCCGCAGAAGCGGGCGAGCGGCACGATTGTTGTAGGAGCGGGTCTCACTGTCAGAATTGCCAGGGCGAGATCAATTCGAGCCCCGTTGTCTCGAAATCTTTAAGGTTTCGGGTTGCCAACCGGCCACCATTGATCCGCGCTATCGCCGCGATCATGCCGTCGGGAACCGACATCCCCCTCCCCTGCCGCGCAGCGTCTCCCATGATATCGCCATAGGCCAATGCAGCTTCTTCAGTAAAGGCAAACATCTTGTCAGAGAAACGGCGGCGCCAACTCAAAAGTCCCTCGTCCAAGCGATCGGCGCGCTGATCCGGCCTGATCTTTTGGATACCAAAAGCGATTTCAGCAACTGCAATCGTCGGCAATGCCAATTCGGCATCGTGACGAACCAGCCATGCTATGACCGCTGAATCGGGAGCTTTCTTCAAAGTCTCCGACATCACATTCGTGTCGAGAAAAATCAAAGCTCGACGCCTTTGTGAGGACGTCTGTTCTCATCGATGATGCTATCGAGATCGATATCCGTACCCGACTGCGATGAAAGACGGCTGTAAAATTTCGCAGCGGGTTCACGCCCTGCCTCACGAGCCTCATAGGTTTCGAGGGCGCGCTCAACGATATCGGCGATCGTGCGATTTTCTCGGCGGGCGAGCTTATGAGCAAGGTCGCGAGCTTTGGAACTGCGGACAGATAGTTGCGGGGTTACCATGGAATACTCCTTTTCAAGACCCACTGTACCCTCAAACCTTCTCGCCATCAAGATGGCACATGCCATCTTGATGGCTATCTAGTGTTTCACCCTTGGTGTCGTATGTTTTGCCATACTGCATGGTACCTTCCGCGTGCCGACCGTCACATCTCTTCTTCACAACGCCCTACTCTAAGTAATTACCGACGTAGACGGCGACCATAACGGTTCATATCCACATTAGGTTGTTACTCCATCGACCGCCGCGTTTCGAACCTCATGACCTTGAACTTGGGTTATAGACCTACTTGCAACGGGTCATCTTCTCATGGACTCCTTTTGCACAAAGGACCCGAAAGGCGCGCGAGAAGACCATGGCAAAGCGGCAAGTCGCCAATCCATCACCAGTCCCAAAACGTCCTAATGGCTGTGCGATGCTAGGCCATGGCACACCGTGATCCGCTCTATCGCCGCCATCGCTTTCCCGCTGAAATCATACCCACGCGGTGTGGCTCTATTTCCGCTTCCCCCTCAGCCTGCGGATGGTCGAGGATTTGCTAGCTACCCGTGGAGTCGGCGAAGACGGGCCCCGAAAGCGCCGTGCCTGCCATCAGCGCCATCAGCACGCATGCATAACGTTTCCTCATGCTCGTTCCTCCTAAAAGCTTACACGTCCGGACAACCAGAACTGATGGCGGCCCGTGCCGCCGTCCACGTTGGCACCGTTCGCACTGCGACCCGGATTGTCACCGAGACCCATGCCCCAGCCGGCAGTCAGCGAAAGGTTCTCGCGCTGCCAGCCGAGGGTGAGCCCCGTGGCAAAGAGTGCGTATTCGTTCTCCTTCGTGGCTGTGGAGAGTGCGGTGCCGCGCGGACGCGCATTGATCTTCGCATAGCCGCCATCAAGGAAACCGCCCAGTCGAAACTGTCCCCACTCCTCCGGGACGGCCAGGTCGTGACGCAGTTCCAGCGTTCCGATCGCACCCGTGTCGGCGGAAGCCTCGCCAATGGGCCAACCGCGTACGGCGTAGGGACCGCCGAGGGCGATTTCCTCTGAGGAGTCTAGGTTCGTCGAAGCCCACTGGCCGCTCACGCGCGCAATCAAGGTCCAGCGGTCCGCCAGGCGCTGCTGGCGTTCGATACGGGCGTTCAGACGAGAGAACCCGCCTTCCGTACGGAGGCCGGCGGCGGCGGCGGCGGCCGAGGTTGCCACGCGAGAGAGATCAAGGGCACCGTAGGTGACGTCCAGCCCCCAGTTCGTTGTCCCACCGAAATCCCTTTGAACTCCGCTCAGAGACAGCGTGCCGGTGAGAAGACGTTTGTCATCAATATCCCCGGCCGCAGAACCGTTCCGGAGTGCCTTTCCCGTCACGACCCCGCCAAACGTCACTTCCGTAGCCCGGTCACGAAGGATAGGATGGGTAAGCCCGAAAGCCAGCTGATGCCCGTCCCCCTCAAGACCCGCCGCGCGCCCGGTATCGGTCACGTCGCGATAGGTCAGATAGCTGTAAGCCCCATTCAGGAAAGTGCCTGCGCTGCCGAGGGGAGCACTGCCTGAAAACCGGCCGTAGGCCATCCCCTGGGAGGCGACGCTTT
This sequence is a window from Agrobacterium tumefaciens. Protein-coding genes within it:
- a CDS encoding type II toxin-antitoxin system VapC family toxin; this encodes MIFLDTNVMSETLKKAPDSAVIAWLVRHDAELALPTIAVAEIAFGIQKIRPDQRADRLDEGLLSWRRRFSDKMFAFTEEAALAYGDIMGDAARQGRGMSVPDGMIAAIARINGGRLATRNLKDFETTGLELISPWQF
- a CDS encoding type II toxin-antitoxin system VapB family antitoxin; its protein translation is MVTPQLSVRSSKARDLAHKLARRENRTIADIVERALETYEAREAGREPAAKFYSRLSSQSGTDIDLDSIIDENRRPHKGVEL
- a CDS encoding RHE_PE00001 family protein; the encoded protein is MVYDLAKIDLRELNSPAARAGEALARFDERIARSSIRDGFLERQNFADAIASLWVDGELVHLEDLVLHDARLDIRTPTHELTIAHSILRTRRLISGRPPEWALSATGLARLRGKGAGDAPELPRTGLARPAGAADDSFALDEDGTPHDDFAEIDAVLARSTAVLNGSFVPRSAGERDPLVYDVDWDEDERLEQWRMVINETDGLSPVLRSAILLDAWNAIEVLQHRTELGRQLVASLMRRDGTTPAHLPALNVGLRSVRREQRHAASRMTRLMAMVEAFTAAAELGMKEHDRILLARQQLDRQASKKRANSNLSRLVDLVVARPVVSANLIAKDLQVTPQGARHLAAQLPLREMTGRGRFRAWGLL
- a CDS encoding bacteriophage abortive infection AbiH family protein; its protein translation is MTELFIIGNGFDIHHGIRSRYTDFAKWLESVDREVHSAIEEFLPTWVDAEGNVQNAWADLENNLQYFDTDQLLDYGMSFLPSYGADDWRDSGHHDFEYELDRVIRALSVGLHRNFVRWLHTLSIPAQTTSPVRSIVPRAKYLNFNYTPTIQTLYGAANVLHIHGSLADTTSQIVLGHGWTPSVEDRWENRIDEDTDTRVAGGYRLIDDYFRKTFKPTAEIIKHNQAFFTGLGDVSEVYVLGHGLAEVDAPYFAEVLECLPEDVDWIVSYYGGHREREKIESAAIEIGIPTERTRFAFLSDL
- a CDS encoding ShlB/FhaC/HecB family hemolysin secretion/activation protein; protein product: MSRAVLPGLALAAQLCAPALAQDAGALLRDREVQSVQTPPKALPLKAKDNRSEAGTVASGGMTVKVSHLIFSGKTSLLSPDERTRLVDAAAGKVFDLAGLRDLTSQVTRLAQSKGRMFARAFLPPQDVTEGVVEIALMEARVEDVGLVRVGSVRVRDEILRGVEHRYLQDRYSMTEQQLEAALLQMNSLPGLKVRASVEAGDSPGTSKVSIGIEEGPLFSGHIWTDSFGSASTGRAEGNALVSLSDPLGYGEQFRFQSVASQGMAYGRFSGSAPLGSAGTFLNGAYSYLTYRDVTDTGRAAGLEGDGHQLAFGLTHPILRDRATEVTFGGVVTGKALRNGSAAGDIDDKRLLTGTLSLSGVQRDFGGTTNWGLDVTYGALDLSRVATSAAAAAAGLRTEGGFSRLNARIERQQRLADRWTLIARVSGQWASTNLDSSEEIALGGPYAVRGWPIGEASADTGAIGTLELRHDLAVPEEWGQFRLGGFLDGGYAKINARPRGTALSTATKENEYALFATGLTLGWQRENLSLTAGWGMGLGDNPGRSANGANVDGGTGRHQFWLSGRVSF